Proteins encoded in a region of the Synechococcus sp. BIOS-U3-1 genome:
- a CDS encoding pentapeptide repeat-containing protein, producing MGKCDLSGALLCRCNLRGSNLSLCKMDGADLRLAIYDSNTQFPDNFDHRNSGAVGPGAKLNGAFLNNADLRGVDLRKAVLMGAYLSGTNLSGAILDGTAMAGADLRHANLRGAMCRGTRFGTSQLDMADFRGANLESAALDCVDSIRGADFSLCRGLDQQLEALLNRDALELDQWNPLTRSSTRTSLESLRAKNSSSEQN from the coding sequence TTGGGGAAATGTGACCTCAGCGGCGCTTTGCTCTGCCGTTGCAACCTGCGGGGCAGCAATTTAAGCCTATGCAAGATGGATGGTGCAGATCTGCGTCTGGCGATTTACGACTCAAACACCCAATTTCCGGACAATTTCGATCATCGAAATAGCGGAGCCGTTGGTCCAGGGGCAAAACTGAATGGTGCATTTCTCAATAATGCAGATTTAAGAGGGGTTGACCTGCGAAAAGCTGTCTTAATGGGCGCCTATCTCAGCGGGACCAACCTCAGCGGCGCCATTCTCGATGGCACGGCGATGGCGGGAGCAGATCTTCGACACGCCAACTTGCGTGGTGCGATGTGCAGAGGCACGCGCTTTGGAACCAGCCAACTTGATATGGCCGATTTCCGAGGCGCAAACCTGGAATCTGCAGCTCTGGACTGCGTCGATTCAATTCGGGGTGCTGACTTCAGTCTTTGCCGAGGTCTCGACCAGCAATTGGAAGCCTTGCTGAACCGTGACGCCCTTGAACTTGATCAATGGAATCCCTTAACACGCAGCTCGACGCGCACAAGCCTGGAGTCGCTGAGAGCAAAAAATAGTTCGTCAGAACAAAACTGA